GTATCTTCTTCATCGTCTTCTAAATCATCTTCTAACGGATCAACTAGCATTTTTTGTCTTATTAAGTTATGAAAAAGACAACAAGCTATAATTATCTGTCCTTTTGTCTTAATTGGATACCATGAAGGGCTCCTAAGAATAGCCTAACGCAATTTTAGTAATCCAATGCATCTCTTTATAATATTCCCAGCTAAAGAATGTTTCATATTGAAAAATTCTTTAGGGGTAGTAGGTTGATAACCATGCCTCCAATCATTAAGATGATATCTTTGACCTCAAAATGGAGCTAGAAAGCTATTTTCATTTGTGTATCCATGATCTACAAAGTAGTAATATCCTTAAAACATGAGGAAAAAACATATGAAGCCACCAtaaaaaatagggaaaaaagTATAGAATAATATGATATAGGTGATTGAATTTTCACGTCATTCACCTTGTGAAACTTCTAAACCATTTCTCCTACTCATAGCATCTCAAAGTATTCGTCCATCAACAGCTGAACCTTCCCAACCAGTAAGTACAAAGATAATTTCCATGTCTGGTGAATAAGCTACTAGGATATTTATTGCAATTTCGCCTTTCCTAGTCTGATATCTAGGTTTGTAAGCTTCAGGAACATTGACTCTTATGTTTGTCCCATCTAATGCTCCTAAACAATTCTAAAACAAGAGATGAAGCAAAAAACTTTAGTGTTTAACCATTTACTAAAAACTAAAACCTACAATTATTgaacattaataaaataaataccttAAACCATTTCCACCTTCAATTTTTAGAATTTTGAGGTACAGGTTGAGgctttttgaacaatttttttgtAGTCGAAGCACTTTATTTAGTACTAGCTTGAAGTGCCTACTAACCATTTCTCCATACCCAAAAAAATTCTCTTTTATAGAACGATTTTTCTCATGATGAGCAAGTATATTTAGGAATGTAGCTACTTGCTCGTcgattttcacattttgtgtgtCATTCAACATTTCTATTGTATGCAACATTACACATAATTTGTTGAATGTAAGCCTATCCATTCTAAGTATATTAAAACATGTGACATCATTGGAATATACCAATCATTCTAAAAATTGGGATCTCTCGTAGTCCCTATTAAAATATCTAGACCTCAAGCTATATTTTGGTGATGTTGAATTATAGCATCATAAGCAATGTGGAGGAGGGTGACTAAAATGTTCAATCGATCCATATACCTCTTCAACATTAGGCATATAAGTATCTTTCTTTTGTCCATGCTTAAATAATCAATTGAAAGGCACATACCTAAACGTTacatgaaaagaaaaacatcacatctatatatacatataataaaaACATCATATCTATATGAATCTatttaagaaaaataataactcaAATCTATGATTCTTTAAAGCATATATAGAAAGAAATCAATTCCTATTGGAAACTGAAAGCGGTATATTCTGATGTGCTAAGACAAAACCAATAGCAAGAACATAAACATGAACATGAGACAGAAAATTCTGGAGACGAATTTTTTTCTTACATCAGATTCAGACATATGCATACATCTAAGATAGTCCTACTGCTACCTTTTTAGAAGACTTCAGAGCACACTTTATCATCAAACATTGACTTCTCACATGACTTTCACTacacacacatgcaaacacttaAAACAAACATTACACAAACATAGAATTACATAAAAATACAGAGAAGTCTCACACCACTAATAAttataaatcataaatatgtgaAAAGGGTGCTATGTTTCCTTAATCTTATTAGCTTTTCTACATTCAATCAGACAACAAACAACTTTCACTTTGCACCCTTTTTATATCACCGTTCATATATTCATGCATAAAAAGATGCAGTAACAAACGACAAAATCAAGCCATCTAACAAACATCACACACGATGACGGCTTCTCAAAAGGGGTATGCTAAAACCAAAGAACAATTTAGCATAGAACTATGAAACAAGCAAGGGAACATTATATTTTTCAAACTTGAATAGGCTATTATAAAAACTACATTCTCCATGCATTCTCATAGTGATCCATTAGGAAATGATCCACTAACAAATCAAGCGAAGAAGATGATAAGTGAGAGAGGCGTGAAAGAATCAAAGCAATGATACCTGTTTAAGAGGTAGAATGAGTGTTGATCACTAGAGAGTGAGATGAGCTTCAATTGCCATGGATCGCGAACTATAGAGGGAGAATCGCCATGGAGATCATGAGAGAGAGACAATTTAGATTAGCCTATAAGTGAGAGAAGCTTGGAAGAATCGAATCAATAATACATGTTTTTGCTAGGTAGAACGGACGTTGATCACCAGAGAAGGATACGAGCTTCAATCTCCATGGATGGATTTGGAGATCGTGAGAGACAAGAGTGAGATCACGAGAGAGAGTTTAGATTAGAGATTTTTTATAAGGGCAAAATTATCCATTTGATATTTTTTACATAAAGTAATTGGAATACTAGAATACAATATGTATTCtgattatatttttttagtcTTATCTAAATACATGTGTATTTAGATTACCATTGTGagattaaaaaattaaacaaacatgGTAATGGAATAGGATTCCAATTACTATTACAATTCATCAACATCCAAACAGGCTCTAAAGACGTGTAATTCGATTACCATTGTGagattaaaaaattaaacaaacatgGTAATGGAATACTATTCCAATTACCATTACAATTCATCAACATGCAAACGGGCTCTAAGAGAAGACCGTAGGCCCAAaagacaagaaaacaaaagaatataAGATAAAACAAATCCATGCCATGCCCAAAAGCCCAAAACTCACTTCTTCTCCAACATTACTCTCTCCAGCTGTGACAATGAATTCCTTCATTCTTCATATCCTCAACTTTAGAAGCAGCAGATAGTATATTAAAGTTAAAGAAATTTCAATAGCATTGAACCAGGATAAATAAATGTTTTCTTAATCTCCATACCTATTAcatcaaaatattaaaaatgatACAAAAGACAAACTCCAAAATTGAAGCCGGTGGAGAACAAACAGGGACAAAAGTTGCATCAATGGAGAAGCTTTTCCTATAAGGAGAATCCGACGAAGGAAGAAACTCGTGAGTTCGACGATGTCGTCCAAATCGATGTTGCTGTCAATAGAAACTCTCATCTGTACGGGGACAAATGTCCCACGAAGAGAACTCATGAGCTAGAGCACCGCTATTCGGGATGGTATCACCGTCAATGGGAGTTCTTTTTCGTACAGGGATAGAGGTCCCACGAAGAAAtgaactcctctctctctctctcatttgaCCTTTTGTTTTGGATGTTTAATGAACAAACAAGGGTGGTCTTGCAGTTAACAGTGAATGAAATGGAAGAATGGGGAAGAAAGGGTGATCTTTGTGAGGCATGCTTGCTACCTTGAATcaaaattctttcttctttttttctcctttctctcttctcctcctaACTTTTTTTCTTGGGAGCAGTTAAATACATTGTTACTTTTGTTAAATATAACAtcgtaattttttttgtaatatttggACAATAATGCCCTTCTACAAAATGATTGAAAAAACACATTATTTAAGCACTTGTTACAATGGGTTGCTGGAaaccttgaaagttgaaacattaTAAGAAGGCCATTGCAAAAAGCCAACATAAAAACTCAGCAAAAGAAACATCCATTTCAAAGGATTTAAAATGTAAGGGAGAAACAACcagaaaaatgagaaagaaacaTAGACCACATTCATCCAATGACAGTGAACTTTtggcatcaaaataaatatcCTATCTAAACAAGATAACGCCAAACAACatatatattcttcttcttttttgaatgcAAGCTTTAGTCTCAATCAATGAAAATGAATCAAAAATGTAAAAGCAAATTTAACTTGTTGATTGtgtgaaaaaaaacaacattggTTTCATTCATTGGTCTTCCGGTGGCGATTTAATATTGGCTCTAAGTGGGTAGTCAGGTCGCCATTTAAGGGCACCTTCTGTTGACTCAGATATAGAGCCATATGGGAAGAGTTATTATTAGCAACTGTAACCAGAGCAATTGAACTCAAAGGTAATTTAAGCACTTTTACAGTAACATAAAAATGATGGTGGGTGTGCTTTAATCAAagggtataataataaatttggggtagtgtatttataaaaacacACATTTTAAATCATATATAGTGTATTGTACACATTTTGTTATATTTAACCAAAATAACAGTGTATTTAACCGACCCCTTTTTCTCTCGTCTTTACTTTCCCTATCAAAACCGGTCCCTCCACTTTTTTTCGCtctcttattttctttcctctttttcctctcttttttttttttttttcccttgtagCTGTCGTGCCCTCTCTAAAAAAGAGTCTCCTCTCCCTTTTTATTTCTGATAATGTTTGACaccccaaaatatcacccccaaaaattccccatttaatgtagagttgcccatttaatgtagagtgttggatgtgaagtgggccctatatgtgtgtttttaatgaatgaatattttaattCCAAATAGATttaggggacttttgggggtgatattttgAGGGTTTCTAAGATTGTCCTTTTATTTCATTTGGTCAAGACAATTCTTGGAGTTTTACATGTGCTCATGGGTTATGGGCTTGGGTTTGTGAATATGTCTTAAAACTAATTGGATCTTAAACTTATGAGCTTGGATTTGTGGGTCAAGGAATTAATTGGGTGCTTAAGAATTGTGACACAAATTTTGTTTGGGGGAAAGTTAATTGAGCTTTGAACAAAAATTCAATTAGGCTCTAAATTTGGGGTTttcataatatattttaaaaaaaaaatgtttggatgaaataagaaataataacaaaatgatgCGGATAAAATTCGGATATTACACAAACCAGCATGGTATAACTTAATATACACATCAGATTAACTACACAACTCCTGGAATTGGCTTTACTGAGATGACAGTACAGTGTACAGTGAACCAACATATCCGTTGAGAGTGTCAGGTATGAGTTCAAAACATATGTAACAAATGGGCTTTTGTATTGAGGTTGATATGAGACCTTAAGGGCTTTATTGATATGGGCGGCTGGGCCGCCTAATTGGGCTTTACTTCATTACTATTCACATTCACTTGACAACCCATCATCATCTGCAGTAACCATGTGGATTGTGGCAACACTCCCAACGCCAATTGCCAAATGGACCATCTCCGGCGAGCTTACCTCCTACAGCTTCTCCAAGAGAGACGGTGATTGTGACGAGGACGATGAGGAACCAGTCGGCCGAAGTGTGTTGGGGTGGCTCTTGAAAGTGGGATCTTAAGGTTCGGGCTAGGGTTTCCACTGAAATGCAATTGACGATGTTTGGCAACCAGCAGCGGGTGGATTTCATGAGTAATGGTGTTTCGTCACTGAATTTCAGGATTGCTTGTTTGAGAATGTATACGGGCTTAAAGCCACCGAGGATAACAAAATGAAGGCTTACGGGAAGGAGTTTATTGGGTGGGTTAAGCCAGAAGCAGCAGATGATTCCATGTGGGAGGATGCGGAGGAAGATCCAGGTACGGCTGCTCCTCCGAGTCAGGACTTGATGGAGGAGTTTGAAGAAGTGGCCAATGGTGGTGTGTAGAGCTCGACTTTGGGTGCGTTGGATAATAGTTTCTTGGTTAATGATTTGGTTTCAAGTTTATAGGAAGGGAAACTCATTCGACAGGGCTGCGGCAGTTAGACATTGAAACAGGTAAGATTGTGATCGAATGGAAGTTTGGGAAGGATGGGACTGAGATTACAATGAATGATAATTATGATATCACTAATGACACTAAGGGATCACAACTAGACTCTTCAGAATCCACCTTTTTGGGGTTGGATGACAACAGATTGTGTCAATGGGATATGAGGGATAGAAGAGGAATGGTGCAGAATATTGCTAGCAGTAACTCACCAGTGTTGCAATGAACTCAAGGGCATCAATTCTCTTGATGGGAAGATTCGGCCGTATTCCAAGACATCCTTGAGGCAGGCGAAGACAGCTTTTCCTGGGCTTGGCTCACCGATTACTCATGTTGATGCGACTTATGATGGGAAGTGGGTGTTGGGTACCACTGACACTTATTTGGTGCTCCTCATTTGCACTTTGTTTACTGACAAAGATGGAAAGACAAAATACTGGTTTTGGTGGTAGCTTCAAGATTGTTGAAGCTGACTCCACTTGATTCGCATTTAGCTTGGACAGACAATAGATTTCATGGTGGCCATTTTTCTTGGGTAATCTCTCATTATCCTCTTTGATTTGATGCTTTATTGGACCAGTGGCTTTCGATCAAACATGAACTAACATATCATCAATGAAGGTTTTTGTGGTTTACTCAtgtcttatctttttttctcctcAACATGATGGTTACAATTGCAAATATAGAGAATGAAACGAGACCTGAAAACATGTGTGATCTGCTTTGTGAAAACATTCTCCAGTGTAAGAAAAAATGACTAGGATATTTCTCCATTTCCTGGTCTAAATGAAATAGCTGACAGGAAATGAATTTTAGAAATTGAAAAGCTTTTCTTCTGAGAAAATGGAAGCTATTTTCTTTCTTAACCTCATAAGATgaagaaaaacaatataaaacATTTCCCAAGACCAAACCCAACCTTACTCATGATGAACTTTGAGAAGATCTGGGAAGAGAGGGTACGGCGCATTAATGGGAAAAATAGGGATTTCTCACTGAACGATAGGAGCATTTTCAATTCGCTCAAAGATTTCGTACTAGTCAACCTATTTGAGTTGTATGATTTTGCTTTTAAGAGAATCCTTGCTTTTGGGCACACTAGGTATTCTCTCTCATGAGAAACTGATTGCTGTTGGTTTATAAATTCCAGTACCAGTGAGAATCGAACCTAGGTACCCATGCTACCTGTTTGTcatttaggatttagaattaACAAATCAAACGACTGCTTGATAGTTAATTCCATCGGCTGTGAAGAGAGAATGTTATTCATCACATTGATATGCACAGCACAAGGTTAATCTCTAACAACAGCAAAGCTAAGCATTCTAGGACACATAAGCACGCATCTTTATATTATAAAATAGACTTGGGAAAGCAAACAACAGTCATCAGGAGTCCTAAGGGACAGGCAACATATAACAAAATACCATAATAGAAGTGTTCTACATATCATCAAACCACACACACTAGATATAATTGACAGATACCTAAAACAACAAGATACCATAATAAAACAAACCATTAAGCGGTAGCAATGTCATCCATGATCCTAGCCAGAACCTCCTTGCACTCTCGAAGCAGCTTTATGGTCCGGCTAAGCTTTTCTCTCTTCCCAGCCACCGATGGTGATTCCCCTAACAACTTCTCgactccaccaccaccatgagGGTTCATCATCAACTCATTTACAATCTCCGTTCCCAGCTCCTTGTCGACAAGATTATGAACACTAAGCTGCAAATGCAGAGCCAAGCTATCAACCAACCTCCTCAAAACAATCTTCCAATAGGCTGTCATTCTTGATTTCAGGTCAAAAGCTTGAGGCACAGCATGCTTATGTTCACTTAAATGCCCAACTTCAATTTCCCCAAGTCCATCAAAATTTATAGTAGAGGGAGGTGGCCAAACATTCACGACCACAGCCATGAACTTATCTTGTTTAGCCATCATTTGACTGCTTTCGAGCAAATATTCGGGATTGCAAGTATAGTCGGTCAGTTTTTCCATCTGAATTATCTCCATCACCCAATTCAAAGACTGTTGCTTCATCTTCGCCATAAGGTTGAGGCCAGCTCTTCTTGTTGCTATCTGAAGCTGGTAATAGTTATCGGAATGATGCATCAAAACATCAATCACCACACCTTCTATATAAGTCCAGACTTCCTCTACAAACCCAATTGGCATACTCGAAATTGAGTCCACTTTTTTGCACAACAGAGCAATGAATGCACTGTGTGGCAGGAAATTTGGAAGTCTTATTCCCTTAATAGCTTCATCCAGAACACTAATCTCATCCATCAAAAAGTTCCTGGTCAGATTACTTGAGCTATGGTTCTGCAATTCTTCTGAGTATTGGTTGAGCATTTCAACCAACCTAGCAGTGCAATGCATTCTGTGCTCATCTGGGTACTCATCGAATTCTCCTCTCAACATGATTTTCCTCAGGGACTCTTTACTTGCTCCAATAATCTGCATGAAACCAGTCATGGCCTCTGCAACCGAGGTGAAAGTCTGAGGAAGTCGATTAAACTCAGAAAGGCTAGAGTTCAGCTTGTCATTGATCTTCTTGACAATTTCAGGTAAACATTTCATTatgatagcagcttgaatttgCACAAGCTTTTGGGCCAAAACAGGAACCCCCACAATAGATTTGTCAATCAAAGACAGGAGCGTATGAGACTCAAACAATGCAGCTTCCTTCCTTCTTGCTTCCTCATAGGACTCATCGCCAATACGATTCCTGACACAAACATAGCCAAGCCCTACATTCACATCGTCAGCAGTCACCTTCTCGAGTAACCCTTCAGGCGCCTTATCGACCTTGGTAACCACAGCTAGAGTCCTCTCCCCTGTCTTATCCACTTGCTGTGACATCCGAATCGATTCACATGTAGCGAAATCAACAGTTGCAGACAAGACATTGAGGATGATACTCTCATCAGGCTTAATGTACTCCATTATCATACCAGCTATTTGCTCATAAATGTTCTCAGGTTGACCATGAACAGGCACTCTTGTAATCCCAGGAAGATCAACCATTGTAAGGTCTGGAACACCATGCTTTTTTACCACCAATGTCAGAGGAGTGTTTGATACCCCCTTCCCACTGCCAGCAATCTCATCGGTTGCGAGATTAATGGCTTCAGAAATCCTGGACTCAGTAGTTTGGACTGTTTTGCCATTGAACTCCAAGTAAAGCTCTGGCTCCGGAATTTGGTGATGTTGGAGCCTCATCACAAGTGGCACCCTGGTGCAGATACCTTGTCCGCGAGGAAGACTGATTCCGGCCAGAGACTCGAGAACACTAGATTTTCCAGAGGATTGGTCGCCCACTACAACAATGGTGGGTAATTGTATTCCTTCCTTCATGACCATAAGGTGCCTGAGCTTATCAACGGCATCAAGCAGAGGCCTGATGCGATCATTGCAGGAAGCAACAATGGGTGCATCAATCGCCACTTCTTGTCGTGGTTGGTTAACCACCATTGAAAGCGAGTCCCCTTCACTCTCTGAGCTGTATACCATTACTTCCTATTTTTCAAGAGATATACAATTCATGTGAATCTAAGCATGAGATTTCGTTCAACACATTACACACATAAATACTAAGAACACATAAATAAATCCCATGAGATATTGAGATGGGTTTTACTTTACCTGTTGCGTTGATGAAACAAAAAGTCCACTGATTGAGTCTGAACTGAAGGAGTAGTGAGTGTAGGCCAATGCAATCTTACTTCACTTGCTGTTTCTGTGATTGCTTTACTACGTACaagcatatatttatattgggATGGTAGAGACTAATCATAACAACTTGGTTTGCAAGTTGTTtgcttattattttttgaatattttctttttgtcttaaaATCGTAGACTACTTCATGACTAAGTTGACGTATCATCAGAACTTTCTGGAACTTTGAAAAGAACTTATGAGATCCGACGGTTAAGGGGTTTCCACCATCAATTTAACTTTATATcctaattttaaattaaaacaaacatgAGAAATATGTAGGAAAAATCAAATGCTTTATACTAGATGCCAATTAGAAAAATTAGGCATAAAATATTAGGGTGGATTTACTCATAGAGTTATAATTATAATCTTGTTAAGATCCATCTGTAACCAAATTAATCTTGTCTCCAATCTTGTATTTTGataagtgtgttttttttttttttccaatttcaatttgaaggatatttctcaatgatatttaaaaaaaaatttaaatcaatGCACTTACTATTTTTAACTTTAAATTATTTTCATATGATTAATTTTGTGAATATGtagtaaaaatataatataaatggCAGAAATTTACTAGGAGGTCCCTGAGTTTAGTATTGCATCAGAAGTCCACTACCATATGTATTACACCAATCTATATGTCTTCGATTTTTTATGGACAAAAATGCCCTTAAATATATATAACTCAAATGCGCTTTATTAAGGCTGTCCAAAAAACCGTGTCAAACCGAACCGACCGTTTGGTCGGTAATTGTCAAATATATGTTAGTAAAGACATACTGAAGTTGAAAAAACTAACCAAACCTTCAATAATCGACTGAATGGATggttaaatttatatcaaagaATTCGACAAAAATCAACCATGGACAACCATACATTCTATATCATCTTCTATCTCAAGCCtctctcatttttctctctAAACTCACGAATCTCTCTCttcgtttttttttatattttctttgaggTTTTTGGTTCACTTATTTTCTATCTCTGCACTTTTAGACGAATCTGAATATATTGTAGAAGGTTTGGATGCGTTATTGATGTGCGGCAGGTGTTGTGTAAGAAAAAAGAACGAATTTTTTTTCGAAATAtcgatttttgtttgttttgagggGGGAGTGAGTCGTTTTTTGGGTTAAAAACAGTGAGAGGAAAAATCATATGAAATCAATATAGTAGGGAAAAAAATTAGAGATCATGATAGAAAATCTAGAAAACTATGAAAATTAGACCAACAATGAATTTTCATTGTTATGAGGAcaacataattttttgtttgagTGATCATAAGTACTTTGTTtgctatgaaattttatatgaacATTCTTACATGCTTAATATAATTTATCATCATTCAAACTTAAAGAAATTACACTGTTATGATTGAAAATCTCACATATTTATCATGAgtaaaattgaattttcaattatgaaaattcattgttttcaaaacaagtgatatcattgtttttctatttttatagttttttcGGTTTGTTTTTTCTAGATCTGCACTTCTGGATGAATTTAGATATATTATAGAAGGTTTATATGTATTACTTGATTTGTTGGTACAAGTGTTgtggaagaaaaaggaaagaaagaaatataatgTCGGACTCATaaacatgatcaaaacacattcataattttttcaaattttttttccatagcAATCTTATAAGccaatacaacggtccacgataGTTATTGTACAACAAATTTTATGAACTCGAAAGGTCCTTCATTGAGTGGGAAATTGTATAAGAGCTGGAGGTTCCTTAGTTGAGTTGGTAGTAGAATTCAGTCAGTACAGTTTCTTTGGAAGATGATGGGATGGGGAGTAGAGGTTCCTTAGTTGAGTGGGAAATATACTCGGTCAGTACATGCTACAAAGTCAAGTAGTGAGCGACTTTGTAGAATGtgttggccttttttttttgaccacAAGTTGTGTTGATATGAGATATTGCACGGGTTTGGATTATATTTTTTGAgtttagaaaaatatatatttaaattttaaaaaaataaaattataagcaattgtttttttttttttgagtacaagtacaatatacgacacaccaccatatcaagcctatgaa
This genomic stretch from Tripterygium wilfordii isolate XIE 37 chromosome 22, ASM1340144v1, whole genome shotgun sequence harbors:
- the LOC119990648 gene encoding dynamin-related protein 4C-like; its protein translation is MVYSSESEGDSLSMVVNQPRQEVAIDAPIVASCNDRIRPLLDAVDKLRHLMVMKEGIQLPTIVVVGDQSSGKSSVLESLAGISLPRGQGICTRVPLVMRLQHHQIPEPELYLEFNGKTVQTTESRISEAINLATDEIAGSGKGVSNTPLTLVVKKHGVPDLTMVDLPGITRVPVHGQPENIYEQIAGMIMEYIKPDESIILNVLSATVDFATCESIRMSQQVDKTGERTLAVVTKVDKAPEGLLEKVTADDVNVGLGYVCVRNRIGDESYEEARRKEAALFESHTLLSLIDKSIVGVPVLAQKLVQIQAAIIMKCLPEIVKKINDKLNSSLSEFNRLPQTFTSVAEAMTGFMQIIGASKESLRKIMLRGEFDEYPDEHRMHCTARLVEMLNQYSEELQNHSSSNLTRNFLMDEISVLDEAIKGIRLPNFLPHSAFIALLCKKVDSISSMPIGFVEEVWTYIEGVVIDVLMHHSDNYYQLQIATRRAGLNLMAKMKQQSLNWVMEIIQMEKLTDYTCNPEYLLESSQMMAKQDKFMAVVVNVWPPPSTINFDGLGEIEVGHLSEHKHAVPQAFDLKSRMTAYWKIVLRRLVDSLALHLQLSVHNLVDKELGTEIVNELMMNPHGGGGVEKLLGESPSVAGKREKLSRTIKLLRECKEVLARIMDDIATA